The proteins below come from a single Dinghuibacter silviterrae genomic window:
- a CDS encoding glycosyltransferase family 2 protein has protein sequence MPAYISFCTVCMNRLHQLKRTLLQNIRDNEDYPDLEFILLDYNSQDGMAEWVYENCQEYLATGKLVYYRTYSPAVFNHSHSKNVAFTLATGDIVCSINADHYTGRNYAHYVHDAFEKGNNIVLTPIDFFKTKGNHRPPGDVMGKVCVKKSDFLSVNGFDESMGNYGFEDYDFINRLEMSGVRRVLIEDPSFLEFIAHSDEERYSTGKLTGHLDSVYIHYCSPAITKIIFLYKDSRFEEGTIIDNYSIDADNPIFAYTPRNSRFEFSLKEQHWNTGRWNWNGSQDKMLFYPDTGTRFSFESYFPVSDPGIVQDAVRFRHLLASRSIMEQNLETKKIMVNPLGFGRDIIFKNFNHARKDRLAGDFFILP, from the coding sequence ATGCCCGCCTACATTTCTTTTTGCACCGTATGTATGAACAGGTTGCACCAATTGAAAAGAACCTTGTTGCAAAACATCAGGGACAATGAGGATTACCCGGACCTGGAGTTCATCCTGCTGGATTATAATTCCCAGGATGGAATGGCTGAATGGGTATACGAAAATTGTCAGGAATATCTCGCCACGGGGAAGCTCGTCTATTACCGAACGTATTCGCCGGCGGTCTTTAACCATAGTCATTCAAAAAATGTGGCCTTTACATTGGCCACCGGGGACATTGTCTGCAGTATCAATGCAGATCATTACACTGGCAGGAACTATGCGCATTATGTCCATGATGCATTCGAGAAGGGGAATAACATCGTATTGACCCCCATCGACTTCTTCAAAACCAAAGGAAACCATCGTCCCCCCGGCGACGTGATGGGAAAAGTCTGTGTGAAAAAATCAGATTTCCTAAGTGTGAACGGCTTTGACGAAAGCATGGGCAATTATGGATTCGAAGATTATGACTTTATCAATCGCCTGGAAATGTCGGGGGTGAGGCGTGTACTGATAGAAGACCCTTCCTTTTTGGAATTCATCGCCCATAGCGACGAAGAAAGATATTCGACCGGCAAATTGACCGGCCATCTGGATAGCGTATATATCCATTATTGCTCGCCGGCAATCACAAAAATCATTTTTCTTTATAAAGACAGCCGGTTTGAGGAGGGAACCATTATTGACAATTACTCCATTGATGCGGACAATCCCATCTTTGCCTATACCCCTAGAAATAGCAGGTTTGAATTCAGCCTGAAAGAACAACATTGGAATACCGGGCGTTGGAACTGGAACGGCAGCCAGGACAAAATGCTTTTCTATCCCGACACCGGCACCCGTTTTTCCTTTGAAAGCTATTTTCCTGTAAGTGATCCGGGGATCGTTCAGGATGCCGTCCGCTTCCGTCACCTTCTTGCCAGCAGGTCGATCATGGAACAAAACCTTGAAACGAAAAAAATAATGGTGAACCCTCTTGGCTTTGGCAGAGATATCATTTTCAAAAATTTTAACCATGCAAGGAAAGACCGTCTGGCTGGTGACTTCTTTATTCTGCCGTAG
- a CDS encoding polysaccharide pyruvyl transferase family protein yields MQYGLMTYPSFGGVYNIGDYIQSLAALQFLPQVDCFINREALHHFKDDPVKMIMNGWFMHIPENWPPSSAIDPLFVSFHINAGTNGRLLTSSGVDYFKKWASVGCRDLYTLKLLKDAGVHAYFSGCLTTTLDLDYTADSRSDNVYIVDAQFDVQTLGVFLDRDLLATAEFVTHLYGDEEPEIKRFERAAELIGKYARAKLVITSRLHCALPCLALGTPVLFLQSGSEDETCFCRFEGLLELLNTISIDSAGGVTSNFGVSHGDKIGQNCWCANSTKYLERAEFLKSECIRFIGQV; encoded by the coding sequence ATGCAATACGGACTAATGACATATCCCTCTTTCGGTGGGGTATACAATATTGGAGACTACATTCAAAGCCTGGCTGCTCTGCAGTTCTTGCCACAGGTAGATTGTTTTATCAACAGGGAAGCACTACATCACTTCAAAGATGATCCTGTCAAAATGATCATGAATGGTTGGTTTATGCATATCCCTGAAAATTGGCCTCCTTCTTCGGCGATTGACCCGCTATTTGTCTCTTTTCATATTAATGCCGGTACAAATGGGCGGCTATTGACCAGTTCAGGTGTTGACTACTTTAAGAAGTGGGCATCTGTGGGCTGCCGGGATTTGTACACCTTGAAGTTATTGAAGGATGCGGGCGTTCATGCCTATTTTTCCGGATGCCTGACCACGACACTTGACCTGGATTACACCGCGGATTCAAGGTCGGATAACGTTTATATAGTTGATGCTCAATTTGATGTTCAGACGTTGGGGGTGTTCCTGGACAGGGATCTTTTGGCTACGGCGGAATTTGTCACTCATTTGTATGGGGACGAAGAACCGGAAATAAAACGGTTTGAAAGGGCAGCTGAATTGATTGGCAAGTATGCCCGTGCAAAATTAGTGATCACCTCGCGCCTGCATTGTGCCTTGCCTTGCCTGGCCTTGGGTACACCGGTGTTGTTTCTTCAGTCCGGTTCCGAAGACGAAACCTGTTTTTGCAGATTTGAGGGACTGCTGGAGTTGCTCAATACGATAAGCATCGATTCCGCCGGTGGGGTAACGTCCAACTTTGGTGTCTCACACGGGGACAAAATAGGGCAGAACTGCTGGTGCGCCAATTCAACAAAATACCTGGAACGGGCGGAATTCTTGAAAAGCGAATGCATCAGGTTTATAGGACAAGTATAA
- a CDS encoding RNA polymerase sigma factor yields the protein MNTQDWLAFTKGDDKAFATLFSVWWEDCYAYAFRVLRDDHHAREVVQELFIRLWTVRASLADVRDPRAYLFTALRNGILNMLASRRDPVLPLDAVNMAVDADPVHQKEARGQILYALEHLPEKTRRVFYLRHFEGLSPREIALETGSAEQTVRNQLATAFKKLQAILLHR from the coding sequence ATGAATACCCAGGACTGGTTGGCATTTACAAAAGGTGACGATAAAGCCTTCGCCACCCTCTTCTCCGTTTGGTGGGAAGACTGCTACGCATACGCGTTCCGCGTGCTCCGGGACGACCACCACGCCAGGGAGGTTGTCCAGGAGTTGTTTATCCGTTTGTGGACCGTCCGCGCCTCGCTGGCCGACGTCCGAGATCCCAGGGCCTACCTATTCACTGCCCTGCGAAACGGGATTCTGAATATGCTTGCCAGCCGCCGGGACCCTGTTCTTCCCCTGGATGCGGTGAACATGGCTGTAGATGCCGATCCCGTTCATCAAAAGGAGGCCAGGGGTCAAATCCTCTACGCCCTGGAACACCTGCCGGAAAAGACCCGCCGCGTTTTTTATCTCCGTCACTTCGAGGGGCTATCCCCCCGGGAAATCGCATTGGAAACGGGTTCCGCCGAACAAACCGTGCGCAACCAGCTTGCCACCGCGTTTAAAAAACTGCAAGCTATCCTGCTCCACCGTTAA
- a CDS encoding FecR family protein has translation MEPKDEHIRLLLQRYKDGQCTTEELALLHAWLDAQTAGAEGEAPVFGSAGDRDRTREALWAAVNPRRGRVAQMRWMWAAAAILLLGVSSWVAYTLRTPAGWDTYATTDQSRLVALADGSKVWMDHFTTIRIAKDFKRRRDIQLDKGSVFCDVAHDTDHPFRVASGVFDVRDLGTAFSVSRYERWQGLKVAVIHGIVEVRHGGDVVDTLYKEQRLRYTDGARPQVIRDSIAEGEADGWISHNIVLHDLTLEEVAQWIEMHYGLHVVNLTQASVRTYEVQLDKGAGVQDMLDILNLILQNNHIELTKSDTTVTIRSSNHH, from the coding sequence ATGGAACCCAAAGATGAACATATCCGGTTGCTGCTGCAGCGCTATAAGGATGGACAATGCACGACGGAAGAGCTTGCTTTGCTGCATGCATGGCTGGATGCCCAAACGGCCGGGGCGGAAGGTGAAGCCCCGGTGTTTGGGAGCGCCGGGGACCGGGACCGCACCAGAGAGGCCCTTTGGGCCGCAGTAAACCCCCGCAGGGGACGTGTCGCACAAATGCGTTGGATGTGGGCCGCAGCGGCCATTCTTCTGCTGGGCGTGTCGAGCTGGGTGGCTTATACATTGCGCACACCCGCCGGATGGGATACCTACGCCACGACAGATCAGTCCCGGCTGGTTGCCCTGGCCGACGGCAGTAAGGTTTGGATGGATCATTTTACGACGATCCGGATCGCCAAGGATTTTAAGCGTCGCAGGGACATACAGTTGGACAAGGGCTCGGTGTTTTGCGACGTGGCCCACGATACGGACCATCCTTTCCGCGTGGCGTCCGGGGTTTTTGATGTGCGGGACCTGGGAACGGCTTTCTCGGTCAGCCGGTACGAACGCTGGCAGGGGCTGAAGGTGGCGGTGATCCATGGGATCGTGGAGGTCAGGCATGGCGGTGACGTGGTCGACACCTTATATAAGGAACAGCGGCTGCGGTATACCGATGGCGCCCGGCCGCAGGTGATCAGGGACTCCATAGCGGAAGGCGAAGCGGACGGGTGGATCAGCCACAACATCGTGCTGCACGACCTGACGCTGGAAGAGGTGGCCCAATGGATAGAGATGCACTATGGTCTTCACGTTGTCAACCTGACCCAGGCCTCCGTTCGCACCTACGAAGTACAACTCGACAAGGGCGCCGGCGTCCAGGACATGCTGGATATTCTCAACCTGATTCTGCAGAACAATCATATCGAACTGACCAAAAGTGACACAACCGTCACGATAAGGTCCTCAAACCATCACTAG
- a CDS encoding SusC/RagA family TonB-linked outer membrane protein gives MLRKRSDGGRLAFPRRALLCLILTASVQVPLLSQGNPSPRVEAPATASLKEVFEYLSHRFGLKLSYDAALAGAYKVSFGFDKETDGMAALRKALAQTDLTFTEKGSYVVIVKRPAPGHKKIAEQAQPVHEFSGTVRGGKGEVLAGATVRIKGTDHAVLTDETGRFDVRFDGPSADVMLEISMSGYDPQLIKVSEGEPVSVLMRMRPAQLDPVVVVGYGSQKRSVVSGAVTQVQLDKLDSRSVNNIGDVLQGKAPGVIVTNNGGDPTVAPSVYIRGMGGINGESALYVVDGSIVSGTPALNPNEIQSISVLKDATASIYGARASGGVIFITTKRGSQDEPKVSFDVKVGVQSAWRKLEPLNAQQFANVVNLADDNAVPQVPRNPAFNASVYPDGQVTRTNWMDDIFQHGLIQDYTAGVSGGRENSNFYMGFGYRKTDGILLNTYNQRFTFRLNSDWQVKPWLKVGENMSFSSLNGTGANTTDDYQGAIINAIFYPPSVAPYTSTGAFAGLPAQYAGSYGDVINPVAYLKRLQVSDPVLTITLNPYVEATILPGLTFRSNFSYTPSFTYYKNFTDKVLEIGKIFDYNELDQKVDDYADLLAEQTLTYNHTFKGGHHLTLTGGYSYQDTRKSFLYVYVQGFNDQSPQYQYVQNGSNILTGGNNTQSGFEEQALISNIGRINYDYRGKYLLTLIGRRDGTSLVAQQNRFKNYGSVSGGWVASKESFLKDATWLSNLKLRASYGILGNLGSLPVSAVNAPLTQTVGYIGSPATLMTGYSADYLPNPNLDWANSKQLNLGIDLGVLQNRLTLVADYFIKTTDNMLLLVQTPPTTGVAYGQYQNGGSDRDKGIELGLTYNSDPHADFQYSVNANITSVTDKLLALPGGQTNIPTDNLINVRTILDPLYIHTGYPLYSYYLIKNAGTFKTQAEIDNYVDKSGNKIQPNARPGDLKFVDANGDGKIDNNDRVVETGAFPKFTYGFSFNASYKHFDLNIFAQGSYGNKLFNSLKYTAYNAGTGQNYNMLKGVLGAWSPANPNSNIPIISASDNNGNFSNTSDWYLESGSYLRIKNVTLGYTLPETVAHHLGLAGLRVYVTSNNFLTFTKYGGFDPEVGMNQYGVDMGLYPQARSFMGGLNVNF, from the coding sequence ATGCTACGCAAAAGATCTGATGGGGGACGCCTCGCGTTTCCCCGAAGGGCCCTCCTGTGCCTGATCCTGACTGCTTCGGTCCAAGTCCCCCTGCTGTCGCAGGGCAATCCCTCCCCCAGGGTGGAGGCGCCCGCAACGGCCAGCCTGAAGGAAGTCTTTGAGTACCTGTCCCACCGGTTCGGGTTAAAATTATCCTATGACGCAGCCCTGGCGGGCGCTTACAAGGTGAGTTTCGGTTTCGACAAGGAAACGGACGGCATGGCGGCCTTGCGCAAAGCGCTGGCGCAAACCGACCTGACGTTTACGGAAAAAGGAAGCTACGTTGTCATCGTCAAACGCCCGGCGCCCGGTCATAAAAAGATCGCCGAACAGGCGCAACCCGTTCACGAATTCTCCGGGACTGTCCGGGGCGGCAAAGGAGAAGTCCTGGCCGGCGCCACGGTGCGCATCAAGGGCACCGATCATGCCGTGCTGACGGACGAGACGGGTCGCTTCGACGTCCGTTTTGACGGCCCTTCCGCGGACGTTATGCTGGAGATCAGCATGAGCGGTTACGACCCACAGCTGATAAAGGTCAGCGAAGGCGAGCCCGTCTCTGTGTTGATGAGGATGCGGCCCGCACAACTGGATCCGGTGGTCGTGGTAGGGTATGGCTCGCAAAAAAGGTCGGTGGTATCCGGGGCCGTTACCCAGGTCCAGCTCGACAAACTGGATTCGCGCTCTGTCAACAATATCGGCGACGTCCTCCAGGGCAAAGCGCCGGGTGTCATCGTCACCAACAACGGCGGGGACCCCACCGTGGCGCCCAGCGTGTATATCCGCGGCATGGGCGGGATCAATGGCGAATCCGCCCTGTATGTCGTGGACGGAAGTATCGTCAGCGGAACACCCGCACTCAACCCCAACGAGATCCAATCCATTTCCGTGCTTAAGGACGCCACCGCTTCGATCTACGGGGCAAGGGCTTCAGGGGGTGTTATCTTTATCACCACCAAACGCGGGAGCCAGGACGAACCCAAGGTTTCCTTTGACGTGAAGGTCGGCGTGCAAAGCGCCTGGAGAAAATTGGAGCCCCTGAACGCCCAACAATTTGCGAACGTGGTTAACCTGGCCGACGACAACGCCGTGCCCCAGGTGCCCCGGAATCCCGCATTTAACGCCAGCGTTTATCCCGACGGCCAGGTCACGCGCACGAATTGGATGGACGACATCTTCCAGCACGGGTTGATCCAGGACTATACGGCCGGCGTCAGCGGTGGCAGGGAAAATTCCAACTTCTATATGGGCTTTGGATATCGCAAGACAGATGGCATCCTGCTCAATACCTATAACCAGCGGTTTACTTTTCGCCTGAATTCAGACTGGCAGGTAAAACCCTGGCTGAAGGTAGGGGAGAACATGTCCTTCTCTTCGCTTAACGGGACAGGGGCCAATACGACCGACGACTACCAGGGTGCGATCATCAACGCGATTTTCTATCCGCCCAGCGTCGCTCCGTATACCTCCACGGGCGCCTTTGCCGGTCTGCCCGCTCAATACGCGGGTTCCTACGGGGATGTCATCAACCCCGTAGCTTACCTCAAACGACTGCAAGTGAGCGACCCGGTGTTAACCATTACGCTCAATCCTTACGTGGAAGCCACCATCCTGCCGGGGTTGACGTTCCGCTCCAATTTCTCCTACACCCCTTCTTTTACCTACTATAAAAACTTTACGGATAAAGTACTGGAGATCGGGAAGATCTTTGACTACAACGAGCTGGACCAAAAGGTCGATGATTATGCAGACCTGCTGGCGGAACAGACCCTGACATATAACCATACCTTCAAGGGGGGGCACCACCTGACGTTGACAGGCGGTTACTCCTACCAGGACACCCGGAAAAGTTTTTTGTATGTATATGTACAAGGCTTCAACGATCAAAGCCCGCAATACCAATACGTCCAGAACGGCAGCAATATTCTGACCGGTGGGAACAATACCCAGAGCGGTTTTGAGGAACAGGCGCTTATCTCGAATATCGGCAGGATCAACTATGACTACCGCGGTAAGTACCTGCTGACCCTGATCGGACGGCGGGACGGGACCTCGCTCGTGGCGCAACAGAACCGGTTTAAGAACTATGGTTCCGTCTCCGGGGGCTGGGTCGCTTCCAAAGAATCCTTTTTGAAAGACGCAACCTGGTTGTCAAACCTGAAGCTCAGGGCCAGCTACGGCATCCTGGGGAACCTCGGCAGCCTGCCCGTATCGGCCGTCAACGCCCCCCTGACTCAAACCGTGGGATATATCGGTTCGCCCGCCACGCTGATGACCGGGTATTCCGCCGACTACCTACCCAACCCGAACCTCGACTGGGCGAACTCCAAACAACTCAACCTCGGGATCGACCTGGGGGTCTTGCAAAACAGGTTGACCCTTGTGGCCGACTACTTCATCAAGACCACCGACAATATGCTGCTGCTGGTCCAGACGCCGCCGACAACCGGTGTGGCGTATGGTCAATATCAGAACGGGGGTAGCGACCGGGATAAAGGAATCGAGCTGGGGCTGACCTACAACAGCGACCCCCACGCCGACTTCCAGTATTCGGTCAACGCCAACATTACCTCGGTCACCGACAAACTCCTGGCCCTCCCCGGTGGGCAGACCAATATCCCCACGGATAACCTGATCAACGTCCGGACCATCCTGGACCCGCTGTATATCCATACCGGCTATCCGCTGTATTCCTACTACCTGATCAAGAACGCGGGCACCTTTAAGACACAAGCCGAGATCGACAACTACGTGGACAAAAGCGGGAACAAGATCCAGCCCAATGCCCGCCCCGGTGACCTGAAGTTCGTGGACGCCAATGGGGATGGCAAAATTGACAACAACGACCGCGTGGTGGAAACCGGCGCCTTCCCCAAATTCACCTACGGGTTTAGCTTTAACGCCAGCTACAAACACTTCGACCTGAATATTTTTGCACAAGGCTCGTATGGCAACAAGCTTTTCAATTCCCTGAAGTATACCGCGTACAACGCCGGTACGGGTCAGAACTACAATATGCTGAAGGGTGTCTTGGGCGCCTGGTCACCGGCCAATCCCAACTCCAATATCCCCATCATAAGCGCCAGCGACAACAACGGCAACTTCAGCAATACATCCGACTGGTATCTCGAAAGCGGTTCCTACCTCCGGATCAAAAACGTAACCCTCGGTTATACGCTACCGGAAACCGTCGCCCACCACTTGGGTTTGGCCGGTCTCCGCGTCTACGTGACCTCCAACAACTTCCTGACCTTTACCAAGTACGGCGGTTTCGATCCTGAAGTAGGGATGAACCAATATGGCGTGGACATGGGCCTGTATCCCCAGGCCAGGAGTTTTATGGGTGGTCTTAACGTTAACTTCTAA
- a CDS encoding RagB/SusD family nutrient uptake outer membrane protein, whose translation MNKKFLSIPALAVALLLGSCAKKLDIVPQGSPTLTGFWKTQADAEAADNAMYASFGNSNGNADEFYGRGYFWFINASDDMVTGRNNSQANNVKNFNPVFNGWGNTEVQWDQRYAVIKKANDIINNLPGIDMDTAEKRRIIGEAYFMSGLMYFQLVSNYGNDKAGVPIADRANPSDPNPIPRAANAMANYTYLVSDLKQAAVLLPFFSTYIPDMYGHAHKTAAWAFLAKAYLYMKDYADAELYADSVISSGQHALLANFADVFKIANNWSSEYIWSAVSTAQNGGWGSILPGCMLENKGWGIYNGWGYYTPTQELYNAYSAQDTRLAATILKPGDKFVFWGDTMIYHSVNSESGYQFNKYMEPFSYAGGIHVSSNGNEPTTDLNVPLLRYAEVLLIDAEAKLMQGKSGDVSINLIRQRAGLAPITGATMTELKLERRLELAGEWADRHRDLVRWGDAQATYALPLHGADGTVCWPARTFDPTVDDVWPVPQTDIDNSHGVITQNPGW comes from the coding sequence ATGAATAAAAAATTCCTCTCCATACCTGCGCTGGCCGTTGCCCTGCTGCTCGGTTCCTGCGCCAAGAAACTGGACATCGTGCCCCAGGGTTCTCCCACCCTGACGGGTTTCTGGAAAACCCAGGCCGACGCCGAAGCCGCAGACAACGCGATGTATGCTTCCTTCGGTAACTCCAACGGCAACGCCGATGAATTCTACGGACGCGGCTATTTCTGGTTTATCAACGCCAGCGACGACATGGTCACCGGCCGTAACAATTCCCAGGCGAACAACGTCAAAAACTTCAACCCGGTTTTTAACGGCTGGGGCAACACCGAAGTACAGTGGGACCAACGGTACGCCGTCATCAAAAAGGCCAATGACATCATCAACAACCTCCCGGGGATCGACATGGATACCGCGGAAAAACGCCGGATCATCGGGGAGGCCTATTTCATGAGCGGGTTGATGTACTTCCAGCTCGTGTCCAACTACGGCAACGACAAGGCAGGGGTCCCCATCGCGGACCGCGCGAACCCCTCCGACCCGAACCCTATTCCGAGGGCTGCCAATGCCATGGCCAACTATACCTACCTGGTATCCGACCTGAAACAAGCCGCGGTCCTGTTGCCTTTTTTCAGCACCTATATCCCGGACATGTACGGTCACGCCCACAAGACCGCGGCCTGGGCCTTCCTCGCCAAGGCGTACCTCTATATGAAAGACTATGCCGATGCGGAACTATATGCCGATTCCGTGATCAGCAGCGGACAGCATGCGCTGCTCGCCAATTTCGCCGACGTCTTCAAGATCGCCAACAACTGGAGCAGCGAGTACATCTGGTCCGCCGTCTCTACCGCCCAAAACGGCGGTTGGGGCAGCATCCTTCCCGGCTGTATGCTGGAGAACAAGGGCTGGGGCATCTATAACGGCTGGGGCTATTACACGCCCACCCAGGAGCTCTACAACGCCTACAGCGCCCAGGATACCCGCCTCGCGGCGACCATCCTCAAACCCGGGGACAAGTTTGTCTTCTGGGGGGACACGATGATCTACCACTCCGTAAACAGCGAGTCGGGCTACCAGTTCAACAAGTACATGGAACCCTTCTCCTACGCCGGCGGCATCCACGTCAGCTCCAACGGCAATGAACCCACCACGGACCTCAACGTGCCCCTGCTCCGTTACGCCGAAGTACTTTTAATCGACGCCGAAGCCAAGCTCATGCAAGGGAAAAGCGGGGACGTTTCCATCAACCTGATCCGCCAGCGCGCCGGTTTGGCGCCCATCACCGGGGCCACCATGACCGAGCTCAAGCTCGAACGCCGCCTTGAACTGGCCGGGGAATGGGCCGACCGTCACCGCGACCTCGTCCGCTGGGGCGATGCCCAGGCGACTTACGCACTGCCGCTCCATGGAGCGGACGGTACGGTCTGCTGGCCCGCGCGGACTTTCGATCCTACGGTGGATGATGTGTGGCCGGTGCCGCAGACAGACATTGATAACTCGCACGGCGTTATTACGCAGAATCCGGGGTGGTAA
- the purU gene encoding formyltetrahydrofolate deformylase, with translation MVVVIQCKDQVGLVAAISAVLAGHGLNIVSIRENVDAERGLFFARLVVEGDATPLLSEELRLVLPGGATIHVNPEPLKKVAVLVTKEYHCLGDILLRNHFGTLSATVQCVIGNHAFLGDICHRFSIPFRMVSHEGKEKAAFEAALLSVLEDYDFDYIVLAKFMRILSPAFVERYPHRVINIHHSFLPAFVGASPYRQAFERGVKLIGATAHFVTNDLDEGPIIAQQIIPVNHTFTPIDMVRAGKEIETSVLARALQLVFEDRVFISGNKTIVFE, from the coding sequence ATGGTAGTCGTCATTCAATGCAAGGACCAGGTGGGCCTGGTGGCAGCCATCTCCGCGGTACTGGCGGGGCATGGCCTCAATATCGTATCGATCCGCGAAAATGTGGATGCGGAAAGGGGGTTATTCTTCGCCCGCCTCGTGGTGGAGGGCGATGCGACGCCGCTTCTCAGTGAGGAGCTCCGCCTGGTCCTTCCCGGGGGTGCCACGATCCACGTCAATCCCGAGCCCCTGAAAAAGGTAGCCGTCCTCGTTACCAAAGAATACCACTGCCTGGGGGACATCCTCCTGAGGAACCACTTCGGAACCCTCAGCGCCACCGTGCAATGCGTCATCGGCAATCACGCTTTTCTGGGGGACATCTGCCATCGCTTTTCCATCCCCTTCCGCATGGTCTCACACGAGGGCAAAGAAAAGGCGGCCTTTGAGGCCGCCCTTCTGTCCGTGCTGGAGGATTATGATTTCGATTATATCGTACTAGCCAAATTCATGCGCATCCTCTCACCCGCCTTTGTGGAGCGTTATCCGCACCGGGTGATCAACATCCACCATTCTTTCTTACCCGCTTTCGTGGGCGCCAGCCCCTATCGTCAGGCATTCGAACGAGGGGTGAAGCTGATCGGGGCCACGGCCCATTTCGTCACCAACGATCTCGACGAGGGGCCCATCATCGCCCAGCAAATCATCCCGGTCAACCACACGTTCACCCCCATCGATATGGTCCGCGCCGGTAAGGAAATCGAGACCTCGGTTCTGGCGCGGGCGCTACAGCTCGTGTTCGAGGATAGGGTGTTCATCTCGGGGAATAAGACGATCGTGTTCGAGTAA
- the ygiD gene encoding 4,5-DOPA-extradiol-dioxygenase: MNTLSEFRSFTGRLEDTDVLMPALFVGHGSPMNGIEDNAFSRRWAEKGKEIPTPKAVLCVSAHWFTRGTRITAMEAPPTIHDFYGFPPALSAVEYPAPGDPALAGETAGLLSSAGPLLDHDWGLDHGTWTITRHMYPDANIPVLQLSIDHTQTPGRHYELGRELASLRRKGILIIGSGNMVHNLRMMNWHQPEGAYDWAATAQERFSTLIREGDAAALAHYERLGPEARLAIPTPEHYLPLLYVLGLRGSNEPVEFFNDRTVMGSVSMTSIQIGAAGA; the protein is encoded by the coding sequence ATGAATACGCTTTCCGAATTCCGGTCATTTACCGGCCGCCTGGAGGACACTGATGTTTTGATGCCGGCGCTCTTCGTCGGCCATGGCTCCCCCATGAATGGCATAGAAGACAACGCGTTCAGCCGGCGCTGGGCCGAAAAAGGCAAGGAAATCCCCACCCCTAAAGCTGTCTTGTGCGTTTCCGCCCACTGGTTTACCCGGGGCACCCGGATCACTGCCATGGAAGCCCCTCCGACCATCCACGATTTTTACGGATTCCCACCCGCCCTTTCGGCGGTGGAGTACCCCGCTCCGGGCGACCCGGCACTGGCGGGCGAAACCGCCGGTCTCCTGTCCTCGGCTGGTCCGCTCCTCGACCACGACTGGGGCCTGGACCACGGGACCTGGACCATCACCCGCCACATGTACCCCGACGCCAACATCCCCGTTCTCCAACTCAGCATAGACCACACCCAAACCCCCGGGCGCCACTACGAGCTCGGCCGGGAACTCGCCTCCCTTCGCCGGAAAGGCATCCTGATCATCGGCAGCGGCAACATGGTCCACAACCTTCGCATGATGAACTGGCACCAGCCCGAGGGCGCCTACGACTGGGCCGCCACCGCCCAGGAGCGCTTCAGCACGCTGATCCGCGAGGGAGACGCCGCCGCGCTGGCGCACTACGAGCGGCTGGGACCCGAGGCCAGGCTGGCCATCCCCACTCCGGAGCACTACCTTCCATTGCTGTATGTACTTGGTCTGCGCGGTTCCAACGAACCCGTTGAATTCTTCAACGACCGGACGGTCATGGGGTCGGTGTCGATGACGTCGATACAAATCGGCGCCGCCGGCGCGTAG